A genomic segment from Pseudosulfitobacter sp. DSM 107133 encodes:
- a CDS encoding LysR family transcriptional regulator, with protein sequence MDKNIDWTQARGFLATAEHGSLSAGARALGLTQPTLGRQVAALEAALGVVLFERVGRSLVLTPAGQDMLAHVRRMGAAADALAMAAAGRADNLEGRVSITASDAMSAYWLPAVLADLRKTAPGIIVDVIASNAVRDLQRREADIAIRHVAPKQPELIARKLPDVPAYLYASRDYLYKNGTPQTLADFQRLDFIGFDADAAGVDVLNRHGLPVTAAMIRATSASGVAVWEMVRQGLGVTVMVETVARNTPDVVRIMPQIAPVMVSTWLTVHREVQTNRRIRLVYDLLAAALEADVRQM encoded by the coding sequence ATGGATAAGAACATCGACTGGACACAGGCGCGCGGATTTCTGGCGACGGCGGAACACGGGTCGCTGTCGGCGGGCGCACGGGCGCTGGGGCTGACACAACCGACTTTGGGGCGGCAGGTCGCGGCACTTGAGGCGGCGCTGGGCGTGGTGTTGTTCGAGCGCGTCGGCCGTTCGCTGGTGCTGACCCCTGCGGGGCAGGACATGCTGGCCCATGTGCGCAGGATGGGCGCGGCGGCGGATGCGTTGGCTATGGCCGCCGCGGGCCGCGCCGATAATCTGGAGGGGCGCGTCAGCATCACTGCAAGCGATGCGATGTCCGCCTATTGGTTGCCCGCCGTTCTGGCCGACCTGCGCAAGACCGCCCCCGGCATCATAGTCGACGTGATCGCCAGCAACGCGGTGCGCGACCTGCAACGTCGCGAGGCGGACATTGCCATTCGTCATGTGGCCCCGAAACAGCCCGAGCTGATCGCCCGCAAGCTGCCAGATGTGCCAGCATATTTGTACGCATCTCGCGATTATCTGTACAAGAACGGCACCCCGCAAACGCTGGCCGATTTCCAGCGCCTCGACTTCATCGGCTTTGACGCGGATGCGGCGGGGGTCGATGTGCTGAACCGGCACGGCCTGCCGGTGACAGCGGCGATGATACGGGCGACCTCGGCCAGCGGTGTCGCGGTCTGGGAAATGGTGCGTCAGGGGTTGGGCGTGACGGTCATGGTCGAAACCGTGGCCCGCAACACGCCGGACGTGGTGCGGATCATGCCGCAGATCGCGCCCGTGATGGTGTCCACATGGCTGACCGTTCACCGCGAAGTGCAGACGAATCGCCGGATCAGGCTGGTCTATGATCTGCTGGCCGCGGCGCTGGAGGCGGATGTTCGGCAGATGTGA
- a CDS encoding serine hydrolase domain-containing protein has product MTAQTVHSYWITASGREGFCGSADACFPYWSFTKTVISICALKLVESGRLDLDATLTGTPYTLRQLLGHTSGLGDYGQFPEYHAAVAAGETPWTRDRLIDVALANGMLFAPAQGWSYSNIGYMFVVELIEATLEMPFREVIADMVCKPLGLTSIELAETREQFQRVHWQAATGYDPKWVYHGCLIGNAPDAARLLHALLAGRLLQPAILREMLDAKYLGGALPDRPWTECGYALGLMSGAMKQAGKAVGHSGGGPFCVNAVYHFPDVSDPVTVASFTEGTAEGVAEFANMRLATSQ; this is encoded by the coding sequence ATGACCGCCCAAACAGTTCATTCCTATTGGATCACCGCCTCTGGCCGCGAAGGGTTCTGCGGTTCTGCCGATGCTTGCTTTCCCTATTGGAGCTTTACCAAAACCGTTATCTCGATCTGCGCCTTGAAGTTGGTCGAAAGCGGCAGGCTTGATCTGGACGCCACGCTGACAGGCACGCCTTACACGCTTCGACAGTTGCTTGGGCATACTTCAGGCTTGGGGGACTATGGGCAATTTCCTGAATATCATGCGGCCGTCGCGGCTGGGGAAACGCCATGGACCCGCGACAGGCTAATTGATGTGGCGCTTGCCAATGGCATGTTGTTCGCGCCAGCACAGGGCTGGTCATATTCCAACATCGGTTACATGTTCGTGGTCGAGTTGATCGAAGCGACCTTGGAAATGCCATTTCGTGAGGTCATTGCCGATATGGTGTGCAAGCCGTTGGGGCTGACCAGTATCGAGCTTGCAGAAACACGTGAACAGTTTCAGCGGGTGCATTGGCAGGCGGCGACCGGATACGATCCAAAGTGGGTCTACCATGGCTGTCTGATCGGAAACGCCCCCGACGCCGCGCGGCTGCTGCACGCGCTTTTGGCGGGTCGACTGTTGCAGCCCGCGATCTTGCGCGAAATGTTGGATGCAAAATACCTTGGCGGTGCTCTTCCTGACCGCCCATGGACAGAATGCGGATATGCGCTTGGCCTGATGTCTGGCGCAATGAAACAGGCGGGCAAGGCTGTCGGACACTCTGGTGGCGGACCGTTCTGCGTGAATGCGGTCTATCATTTTCCAGACGTCAGTGACCCTGTCACTGTCGCTTCGTTCACCGAGGGAACCGCCGAGGGTGTTGCCGAATTTGCAAACATGAGGCTGGCCACAAGTCAATGA
- a CDS encoding DUF1674 domain-containing protein, whose translation MTDEPKSDLPTDLPPAARRALAEAEARRKAAEPLDLPTEHGGRINGLEPVRYGDWEKKGLAIDF comes from the coding sequence ATGACAGACGAACCGAAATCCGACCTGCCCACCGATTTGCCCCCCGCCGCCCGGCGCGCCTTGGCCGAGGCCGAAGCCCGCCGCAAGGCTGCCGAACCACTGGACCTGCCCACCGAACACGGCGGGCGGATCAACGGGCTGGAGCCTGTGCGCTATGGCGATTGGGAGAAGAAGGGTCTGGCGATAGATTTCTGA